The Anser cygnoides isolate HZ-2024a breed goose unplaced genomic scaffold, Taihu_goose_T2T_genome scaffold_43_1, whole genome shotgun sequence DNA window GCCTTCACCCTCGCCCGCCGAGCAGGGGGGTCGCGATGCGGGCGCCGGtttccccaaaatcccccaaatcccccccaaatctccccgGCGGCTCGGCCATATGGCGAGCGGCGCCTCCCGCCCCGTTGCCACAGCAGTTTTTTGGCAGAAAACCGCCGTTTTCTTCACCTTCCGATCCCCGGGGGGTTGGGAGGCGGCACGAAGGCCCCGGTTTtagaaggagggggaggaaaacgGGGTTTTTTACTCCAAATCCCACcgttttggggtcgggggggggacCGTGAagccccccacccatgggagCGCCCCGCGGCGGTTGCGCCATCGGCGGGTGAGAAACGAAAGCTTCCGCCGGCGGCTTCCTCCTGGCGGGGAGGGgcccccccgacaccccctCCTTCCTAATTAACCGCCTGAGCGTTAATTAGAGCTTTTCCCCTCCGGGGGTGCCCTTTTTGTaagctggggggggtggggggacgcGGCCCCCTAAAACCGGCCCCAGGGCCCCAAAATCCTGCGGTGTTTGGAGCTTCCcccagtttggggggggggggctgctcgtTTTGGGGGAGAATCCGTGTTTCCGGGTGAccggctgcggggaggggggcgcgggatttggggctggatgTTTGGGGTTCGGGCTGGGAGATTTGGGGCCGATTGTGTCAGGTTCGGGCTCACGGATTTGGGGGCGAAGTTGTGGAGTTTGGGCTCACGGATTTGGGGCCGAATGTGGGGGTTTGGGCTCGGAGATTTGGGGCTGAAATTGTGGGGTTTGGGCTCACGGATTTGGGGTCAAACGTGGGGATTTGGGCTCAGAGATTTGGGGCCAAATGTGGGGGGTTTGGGCTTGGAGATTTGGGGCTGAAATTGTGGGGTTTGGGCTTGGAGATTTGGGGCCAAATGTGTCAGGTTTGGGCACAGAGATTTGGAGCTGAAATTGTGGAGTTTGGGGTCACGGATTTGGGGTCAAACATGAGGGTTTGGGCTTGGAGTTTTGGGGCTGAACTGTGTGGAGTTTGGGCTCGGAGATTTGGGGCTGAACGTGTGGAGTTTTGGGCTCACGGATTTGGGGTTGAACATGGGGGTTTGGGCTCAGAGATTTGGGGCCAAACGCGAGGCGTTTGAGCTTCCTGATCCAGCGGGACCCCCGGCATCCAAACTCCCCGGTTTCGGGTCACCCCCCCGTTTTTAttgccccctcccaccccccattttggggccgGATCCCGGTACCCGGCTGCCCCGTTTCCGGCTCCTCCGGGCCCCATCCCACCCTAATCCCACTGCAAATCGGGGTTCGGGGGGCCCCCGGGGCCCCTGCCCTATGTCTCCCCCCCAGGGACGGTTTCCGCCGGAACCGTCCCCCCCCACACCtcatccccgtcccccccctcCGGGGGAGCCCGAAACCGCGGCGCTTGCGTCAGGTATCGGGGGCGGCTCCCGGCCCGCCCGGGGCGCGGCTGGGCGCACCCGGACTTTgctccccgccccgccgagccccccccccccccaaaaaaaaataagggggtgggggggcaccgtatccccccttttttttcacccccccaaattttcccCCGCAGCCGGCGCTGGGCCACGCGGAGGGCAAGGGGGGCGGGAAGCCCACCATgctgcggggccgcggctcGGCCCCGTCCGCCGAGGAGCAGCCCCACGTCGGCAACTACCGCCTGCTGAAAACCATCGGCAAGGGCAACTTCGCCAAGGTCAAGCTGGCCCGCCACGTCCTCACCGGCAAGGAGGTgggtggcacggggacggggTTCCGGGGGGAggtcttccccccccccccggggggtggCACCGCCGCGGAGACGGGGGCTTGGAGTTTGTCCCGTGGGGACGGGGTCTGGGTGCTCGCCCTGGGGGTGACACCACCGTGGGGACGGGGTCTGGGTGCTCCCCCTGGGGGTGACACCGCTGTGGGAATGGGCTCTGGGTGCTCGTCCTGGGGGTGACACCGTGGGGACGGGGTCTTGGTGGTCACTCTGGGGGTGACGCCGCCGTGGGGACGGGGTCTTGGTGCTCGCCCCATGGGGACGGGCTCCGGGTGCTCATCCTGGGTGCTCGCCCCATGGGGATGGGGTCTGGGTGCTCCCCTGGGGGTGACACCACCGTGGGGACGGGGGCTTGGAGTTTGTCCCGTGGGGACTGGGTGCTCACCCCGTGGGGATGGGGTCTGGGTGCTCGTCCTGGGGGTGACACTGCTGTGGGGATGGGGTCTGGGTGCTCGCCCCATGGGGACGGGGTCTGGGTGCTCACCCTGGGGGTGACACCGCTGTGGGGACAGGGTCTTGGAGTTTGTCCCGTGGGGACTGGGTGCTCGCCCCGTGGGGATGGGGTCTGGGTGCTCGTCCTGGGGGTGACACCGCTGTGGGGATGGGCTCTGGGTGCTCGTCCTGGGGGTGACACCACCGTGGGGACGCGGTCTTGGTGCTCACCCCATAGGGACGGGGTCTGGGTGCTTGTCCTGGGGGTGACACCACCATGGGGACAGCCTCTTGGTGCTCACCCTGGGGGTGACACCACCATGGGGACAGGGTCTGGGTGCTCGCCCTGGGGGTGACACCGTGGGGACGGGGTCTGGGTGCTCACCCCATGGGGATGGGCTCCGGGTGCTCGCCCTGGGGGTGACACTGCTGTGGGGACGGGGTCTTGGTGTTCACCCCATGGGGACGGGGTCTGGGTGCTCATCCTGGGAGTGACACTGTGGGGACGGGGTCTTGGAGTTTGTCCCGTGGGGACTGGGTGCTCGCCCTGTGGGGATGGGGTCTGGGTGCTCGCCCTGGGGGTGACACCACCGTGGGGACAGGGTCTGGGTGCTCGCCCCATGGGGACGGGCTCTGGGTGTTGGTCCTGGGGCTGACACTGCTGTGGGGACGGGGTCTGGGTGCTCACCCCATGGGGACGGGGTCTGGGTCCTCATCCTGGGGGTGACACCACCATGGGGACGGGGTCTGGGTACTTGTCCTGGGGGTGACACCGCTGTGGGGATGGGGTCTTGGTGCTCGCCCCATGTGGACGGGCTCTGGGTGCTCGTCCTGGGGGTGACACCCCCATGGGGACAGGCTCTGGGTGCTCGCTCCATGGGGACAGGCTCCTGGTGCTTGTCCTGGGGGTGACACCGCTGTGGGGACGGGCTCTGGGTGCTTGCCCCATGGGGATGGGCTCCGGGTGCTCACCCTGTGGGTGACACGGCCATGGGGACAGGCTCCTGGTGCTCACCCTGTGGGTGCCACCACCGTGGGGACAGGCTCCTGGTGCTCGCCCCAGGGGTGACACCGTGGGGACAAGTTCCTGGTGCTCACCCCGTGGGTGTCACCGCCGTGGGGACGGGCTCTTGGAGTTTGCCCTCTGGGTGACACCATGGGGACGGGCTCCTGGCGCTCGCCCCGTGGGTGCCACCGCCGTGGGGACGGGCTCTGGGTGCTCACCCCGTGGGTGCCACCGTGGGGACAGGCTCTGGGTGCTCCCCCCGTGGGCGACGCTGCGGGACGGAGGCGGACACGGGGACGGCCCCAGGCTCTCGTCCTCGCCGCGTGAGCCCCCACCGTGGCGTGGGGACAGCCCGggccccccccatttccccacccccaccccccccctgAGTGCCACCGTGGGGCAgggacagccctggggacacccgTGGGGACAATCCCGTCCCTCAcccgcctcccccccgccccgtccctgCAGGTGGCCGTGAAAATCATCGACAAGACGCAGCTCAACTCCTCCAGCCTACAGAAGGTGAGGACCCCCCTCaaccccccgtgtccccccccccagtcccccaggGACCATCGGGGTGCCgatttggggacggggacgaGGGGGGACACGCGCACGGTGTCtgacccccccatgtccccgcaGCTCTTTCGGGAAGTGCGAATAATGAAGGTCCTGGAACCACCCCAACAtaggtgagcccccccccggtgccgtgCAGGGGCTTTGTGCCCCCCTTCTCcttggggatggggtgggggctgcagaggtgcggggggtcccgggcgcaccccccagccccgctcggcCTCTTGCAGTGAAGCTCTTTGAGGTGATCGAGACGGAGAAGACGCTCTACCTCGTCATGGAGTACGCCAGCGGGGGTGAGCcgcgggacggggacggggggcaagggtggggacagggggacggggatggggacagggggacggggcaggggacacggaaggggatgggggggcagggtgatggggacagggggacgggggcggggacagggcaggggatgaagattggggatggggacggggacagggagtggggacagggacggggacaaggatgggggacaaggaaggggacagggcaggggacaaggaaggggacagggaggggggaCAGGGTGACAGGGACAAggttggggacaggggatggggactgggacagggcaggggatgaggattggggatggggacagggcaggggacaAGGCTGGGGGATGAggacggggacagggctgggggacaAGGAAGGGGACGGGGCGAcggggacaaggatggggacggggacagggcaggggatgaggattggggatggggacagggcaggggacaAGGATTGGGACgggacaaggatggggacagggcaggggacaaggatgggggacggggatggggacagggctgggggacgAGGAAGAGGACGAGGATGATGgcaaggatggggacagggggatagGGACAAggttggggatggggacagggcaggggacaAGGATGGAGATGGGGGGATgaggacggggacagggggatggggacaaggatggggacggggacaggacaGGGGACAAGGACTTGAacagagggatggggacaaggacgAAATacaaggacagggacagggagagggcaggggacagggacaaggccACCTCTcaccccctccctctcccccaggcGAGGTCTTCGACTACCTGGTGGCCCACGGGCGCATGAAGGAGAAGGAGGCCCGGGCCAAGTTCCGacaggtggggagggggggggacggacacCCCCtagggacccccgggggggaCACCGCGACCCCGGGGGACCCCCGTGTGACGCccctgggggcgggggggcccccccctgTGACACCCCCCGTCTCTTGCAGATAGTGTCTGCCGTGCAGTACTGTCACCAGAAGTTCATTGTACATAGAGACCTGAAGGTGaggagccctgggggggggtgtgggggggcttCTTGGCAcccgggacccccgggagcaccccccagccccctgcggTGCTCCTTGGGTGCCCCACTTCTGCCCCCACAACCCTCCtgaacacccccccccccccagggtcaCAGCGTCAGGCCCCTGCCCGTCCCCAGCCTCAGGGCAGCACCCGGGACCCCTGGGGTGGcacccggggacccccccgagtcctttggggacacccccagaaAGATCTGGGGACCCCTGGGGTGGCACCTGGGTACACCCCCAAGGTCCTTCGGGgacacccccaggtcccccagAAACACCTGGGGACCCCCGAGTTGTCACCTGgacacccccagcctccccagaaacacccggggacccccagggcaTCACCCGGACACCCCCGGGTACACCTGGAGACCCCTGGGGTGGCACCtggaccccccaggccccctggaACCacccggggacccccagggcagcacccagacacccccaggtccttcagGGACACCCCCGGGTACACCTGGGGACCCCTGGGGTGGCACCTGgacacccccaggccccctaGAAACACCTTGGGACCCCCAGGGCagcacccagggacccccaggtcctttggGGGCACCCCCGGGACAGCAGCCGgacacccccaggccccctggaAACACCCGGGGACCCCGGGGCAGCACCCAGAAACACCCGGGGACCCCCAGAAACacccggggacccccagggcGTCACCCGGACACCCCACAGGACTCCCGGGACAGCACCCAGACACCCCCAGGCCCCTGGAAACACCCGGGGACCCCCGGGCCATCACCCGGACACCCCCAGGGTCACGTTTGGGACCCCCAGGGTCACGTTTGGGACCCCCAGGGTCACATTTGGCACCCCCAGGGCTGCGTTTGGCACCCCCAGGGCTGCGTTTGGCACCCCCAGGGCTGCGTTCGGatgccccagcagcccccaacccccccccgcgGCGCTGACCCCCGTCTCCCACCCCCCTCTCCGGCAGGCGGAGAACCTGCTGCTGGACGCCGACATGAACATCAAGATCGCCGACTTCGGGTTCAGCAACGAGTTCACGTTCGGGAACAAGCTGGACACCTTCTGCGGGTCCCCCCCTACGCCGCCCCGAGCTCTTCCAGGGCAAGAAGTACGACGGCCCCGAGGTCGACGTCTGGAGCCCTGGGCGTCATCCTCTACACCCTGGTCAGCGGCTCCCTGCCCTTCGACGGGCAGAACCTCAAGGTAACGACCCCCCGAGTCATTGGGGGTCTCCGGGGGCTGGTTTTGTCCCCCCCACGTCTCCTCTGACGGGTGTTGCCCCCCCcgcctgcaggagctgcgggaGCGGGTGCTGCGGGGCAAGTACCGCATCCCCTTCTACATGTCGACCGACTGCGAGAACCTGCTGAAGAAGTTCCTCATCCTCAACCCCACCAAGCGGGGCACCCTGGAGGTGAGGGGGCGGGCGCCCCTTGGAGACCCCCAGCGTTGTCCTGAGtgcccccaagaccccccaccATTCTCCTGTGCGTCCCCAGGGTGTTTCTGGGCACCCCCAAAGAAACCCCAGACACCCCCAGCATGGTTCTGGGTACCCCCAGCATGCTCCTGGGGCAACCTCGGACACCCCCAGGGTGTTCCTGGgcaccccaaagacccccagaTACCCCCCAGCATGGTTCTGGGTACCCCCAGCGTGCTTTTAGGGCACCCTTGGGGCCCCTCAGTGTGTTCTTGGGCATCCCAAAGacccccagac harbors:
- the LOC136789252 gene encoding splicing factor 3A subunit 2-like, with translation GFLAPGTPGSTPQPPAVLLGCPTSAPTTLLNTPPPPGSQRQAPARPQPQGSTRDPWGGTRGPPRVLWGHPQKDLGTPGVAPGYTPKVLRGHPQVPQKHLGTPELSPGHPQPPQKHPGTPRASPGHPRVHLETPGVAPGPPRPPGTTRGPPGQHPDTPRSFRDTPGYTWGPLGWHLDTPRPPRNTLGPPGQHPGTPRSFGGTPGTAAGHPQAPWKHPGTPGQHPETPGDPQKHPGTPRASPGHPTGLPGQHPDTPRPLETPGDPRAITRTPPGSRLGPPGSRLGPPGSHLAPPGLRLAPPGLRLAPPGLRSDAPAAPNPPPRR